DNA sequence from the Vicia villosa cultivar HV-30 ecotype Madison, WI linkage group LG3, Vvil1.0, whole genome shotgun sequence genome:
gggatcaaactcacgacgcgagggtcggaaaggagataaactcacgacacgagggtcggaaagtaatcaaactcacgacgcgagggtcggaaagggatcaaactcacgacgcgagggtcggaaaggagatacactcatgactcgagggtcggaaaggaatcaaactcacggcGTGAAggtcggaaagggatcaaactcacgacgcgagggtcggaaaggagatacactcacgactcgagggtcggaaaggaatcaaactcatgactcgagggtcggaaaggagataaactcacgacacgagggtcggaaaggagatatactcacgactcgagggtcggaaaggagataaactcacgacacgagagtcggaaaggagataaaatTCACGaggcgagggtcggaaagcaaaggactcacaacacgagggatGGAAACTCACGatgcgagggtcggaaagcaaaggaatcaCAACATGAAGGTTGGAAATTCACGACGCGAGGGTTGggaaggaggtaaactcacgactcgagggtcggaaagcaaaggactcacaacacgagggttggaaactcacgactcgagggtcggaaagaaaaGAACTCGCAACACAACTCgggggtcggaaagcaaagaactcgcaacacaagggttggaaactcacgactcgaaggTCAGAAAGCAAataactcacaacacgagggttggaaactcacgactcgagggtcagaaacaAAGAACTCGcaacacaagggttggaaactcacgactcgagggtcggaaagcaaagaactcacaacacgagggttggaaactcacgactcgagggtcggaaagcagaGGAATCCGATGTCCACATAATAGGACTCTGGTTGAGGGATACCAATAACCAACGGTTGCAACCTCTGGAAGGGTTTTGAAAATCACACTAAAATGCGAAGATGCCACTGaagattggactttcagcttcagaccattgaggatgacgaccctgatggttctcaagttcataagttgtttagctcacacctgaactttaaactgaacatctcctgatgaggataaaatgccaatgcatagtgtcttgccccagtatcaagtattttggcaccatgcccctgcctgacttgtattggaggtagcttcaaatatgcttgggtgaatgcccctgattgcttagcgttttgagagattcttcgaatcttgacctgattgcctcatattgattgaaaacttactcgatagagtaatcaAACGCTTTTGTGCGAGGGTGAttagactttgaaatattgctgcctctgctcaacggagttttgaagacaacttgtcctttgggaggaataaacttttcatctgaagttcatgatggaaactttcttgatgttaagcacttgttcacatgcaaagaatgtttattataagaaatataattctaatgcaaagagtatgtttgtctcgaagtttaaagaaactttataaaaggatgtcgtaacatcgagttttttgaaagaaagatggtgtgacaCCAACTCAAGCATTAGCAAaatcctaggagtcagcttaccgtattcttgtgtatagtatgctttcgaactaaccctgattcaattaggacttttaagggttgtaacatggtcaggttcacggtttgagaaaaaaggattttaggctcaaattatatagtgcccacccccttcatgatgttctccagtcctaagttcagctaACTTggcacgagcattcatctttcaagaggagtttgagatgattaaGGAATTGATGAGgcgttcggacatggcagtcactttaccttttgttttttgtgtctgatcacacgactttgttcttttgatgaggatctttattttgtaatccttgtttttcgcttttgctttacttttctcctttttttttgtttccctaacttttgcctaggtcacatgctttcaacttgttgacttagcgggcttttctctcttctttcttttctttttgattcattcctttcttttgaacaagtcgtgtgatcctgaatctctgagtTGTTGGAAGTGCATAGTGACTGCCCGAGTCATTGATttatgaagaattaccattgtagtatcgtcatattttgacctcctgatgtgagggataaaccatagcggctttgatgttggtctcgacctcctgatgtgagggataaatttgatgtctcgacctcctgaggtaaGGGATAATCGTTGTatatttgactttcctcaatctgttGAAAGATAGCCAGTATTGTATCtttagatgtgtgctcctgatgaattttgaatgctcgatcaggtcaactgaatactaccctacccctgggttaaaataagggttttttttgaaaagaaactcctacttcgaaggctcaaaggggttaacgagggtttcactcccttatatctccagtgtttggggatttgaaacaatgcctgtacatcatcaacaaggttttactcaaaagcataccatttgagtttcttggtattatgttcatcattctccctacagAGTTATCGTGCTTTGTGTAGcaagagttaagtatcacaaaaagcatagaaaaacatataagagcaaaagcgaatagatttttttttcaagacaaacatatccactgcattattattatagttcaaaaacaaacaagttttacatacaaacagtattgaacaaagcaatcaagcttaaacatgaacatgcatgatgaattaggaattgccaatgttgaggagatcctctccgtatggacttattgcttcagaagatccgctgagtcggaggagaacttcaattctggtcTTCAGGTGCGAATGCAATAGCCTTTGCAACAattaggtcttgaaccttgtctctgaATGGCTGACAATCTTCAGTCGAATGACCAGGTGCCCCGGCATGGTAGCCACAACTGACATCAGGGTCAAATCCCTCAGGATACGGGAAAGAAACAGGATCCAACTGCTTTGGTTCCACCAAGGAAAGTTTGAGCAATCCAGATAATGGCTCATAATGAGTCATAGGAATGGCATCATATGCTCTTTTTGGCTTTCTACGCCTCTGTCTACCCTGCTGGTGATGATTTTGTTGATGGTTCCGCCATGGCGGCGCATACTGAGCTGATTGATCATGCAAAACCGGCTCCCTTTGGACAAACTGAGTAGGTGGATGACTGGGAGCTGTAGCACAGGTTTGTGGGTCATCCTGAATAGAAATAATCGCTTCCATTTCATTACAAGAGATCTGATCGAGAGGATGATTAAGAGACTCCTCTTCATACACAAGAATTACACTGGCTCTTCCATCCACACGCCTGGGGAATTCAAAAAGATCATCAACATCTTGGATATTACCATTCCTAAGACCGTTCTCAATTCGTTCGCCGACGAAAACCAATTCTGCAAATTCAGAAGCACCAATCAAGCCTTGGTAGTATGGACCTTCCAACATATCCTTGAACATACCCATGAGCTCTTGTTCTAATAGTGGAGGTTGAACTCTGGCAGCCAGTTCTCTCCATCGTCGGGCGTATTCTCTAAAAGACTCATTAGTTCtctgagtcaaagcttggagttgaattctggtcggagccatgtcactgttgtgcTTGTACCGCTTGACGAAttcttctgctaattctttccAAGTTCGGACATGAGTTCGTTCAAGTTGAGTGTACCACTCGAGGGATGTACCACTGAGGCtgtcctgaaagaaatgcatcaaTAGCTTGTCATTCTCAGCATAAGGAGCCATTTTGTTACAAAATGCTTTCACGTGAGTCAACGGACAAGTGGTTCCCTTGTACTTCTCGAAGTTAGGGACTCTGAACTTAACAGGAATCTTGACACCAGGGACTAGGCACAACCCATCAGCATCTAAATCAATGGAATCACGACCTTCTAtagctttcaaccttttctccaagaggtggaaccttttgtcaatttcatTAATCGGGAACCTGAAGGCTTCAGGTTCTAAGTTGTTCTCATGATGTGCATTCTCCTGAGCAGGAATACGAATTTCAACAACATTTCTGACATTCTGATTCACAAGACCTTCTCCCGGGGTGGGAATACCATCCGTAACTGGCCTCTGAAGAACCTGTCTCAACTCTTCTTGTCTAAGAGCAAGGGtttgaatagcctccatacactgACCCATGTTAGTCCCCATTCCTGTCCTCATCTCATTCAAGTTTTCACGGATTTGTT
Encoded proteins:
- the LOC131658867 gene encoding uncharacterized protein LOC131658867; amino-acid sequence: MEQIRENLNEMRTGMGTNMGQCMEAIQTLALRQEELRQVLQRPVTDGIPTPGEGLVNQNVRNVVEIRIPAQENAHHENNLEPEAFRFPINEIDKRFHLLEKRLKAIEGRDSIDLDADGLCLVPGVKIPVKFRVPNFEKYKGTTCPLTHVKAFCNKMAPYAENDKLLMHFFQDSLSGTSLEWYTQLERTHVRTWKELAEEFVKREYARRWRELAARVQPPLLEQELMGMFKDMLEGPYYQGLIGASEFAELVFVGERIENGLRNGNIQDVDDLFEFPRRVDGRASVILVYEEESLNHPLDQISCNEMEAIISIQDDPQTCATAPSHPPTQFVQREPVLHDQSAQYAPPWRNHQQNHHQQGRQRRRKPKRAYDAIPMTHYEPLSGLLKLSLVEPKQLDPVSFPYPEGFDPDVSCGYHAGAPGHSTEDCQPFRDKVQDLIVAKAIAFAPEDQN